In Tachypleus tridentatus isolate NWPU-2018 chromosome 7, ASM421037v1, whole genome shotgun sequence, a genomic segment contains:
- the LOC143256826 gene encoding serine/threonine-protein phosphatase 4 regulatory subunit 1-like isoform X8 → MEQIPHIGTFCYEWGGYLADIIPSVIVPTVVKYLTDINNQVRKTTQAALMVMVEQKLIEKAKLEEHICPLVLQLTETEHMDDHRTEAVALMSRMAPLVGKEMTERLFLERFGNLCLDASFHIRKVCASNFGSFSGVVGQKITEDILLYKFQYLCEDGVWGVRKACAEVFMPISCVCSMETRRKELAPLFVSLLCDQSRWVRMAAYQALGPFISTFADPSKTGLYYSEDGVITVKEEDNTIKETSTEREGTPISTKSEYVDCDDRINQNTPQSSLETSHIKSNKSDANPNVYKESFNVGSSTVIESHNAVESVEMEITSEDSSGCGDNNNNVFQVYLGQESGVEISLEEKLAEQFFQHRPPTDVSSQSSGSRRVSESESFSEAGSSKYFITEGSRSRQESVSESPLTVTSKDGHLHVRIDSESAFNTFQFWRIPIPDIELDIELAGNTTNVHVRSRVHDTDHQQICSSDLSVLLTSVQKNDSCQKAEMNALSENLARTKLNQNLSSSPSSMQTQDTSNSTAHVQTTYISSLTDLQKSTTHVLSSSLNEASILLTPGESSEFRKTRMNLCSPDMEMLLQPLHTVHGTSLSIEEHIISPSDQDIVPPELLEHYVSMTDPTRAQTIDAEITRQCAYSLPAVALTLGRKYWPCLKATYRALASDMQWKVRRTLASSLHELAVILGPNLATRDLLPVFASFLRDLDEVRIGVLQHLSNFLKLLKPLERREFLPRLSEFLKMDNDKNWRFRLTLSEQLTGVTDLYSPIDIKEYLVPMAMILVRDKVALVRQTSLQVLAVMMRHLTTSPDPLFTKSVLAELAEKFTHASKWSLRQTFAFLCHHFVLENSVPIEQFACDILPHLLKLSWDGVPNVRMAVAKCLSQTVWPLDYFSSSQNPHHELLLQALRRLQVDNDRDVRNFAHLALQENSYSFNLMVPPV, encoded by the exons TTGATGAGTAGAATGGCACCTTTGGTTGGTAAAGAGATGACAGAAAGGCTTTTTCTAGAGAGGTTTGGAAATCTTTGTCTAGATGCGTCCTTCCACATACGAAAG GTGTGTGCATCAAATTTTGGATCATTTAGTGGTGTAGTTGGACAAAAGATAACAGAAGACATTCTG CTTTACAAGTTCCAATATTTATGTGAGGATGGCGTGTGGGGTGTGAGGAAAGCATGTGCAGAAGTGTTCATGCCAATCTCTTGTGTATGTTCCATGGAAACCCGTCGCAAAGAGCTAGCTcctctttttgtttctttgttatgtgACCAGTCTCGCTGG GTTAGAATGGCAGCTTATCAAGCTTTAGGCCCTTTCATCTCAACATTTGCCGATCCTAGCAAAACGGGTCTTTATTACAGTGAAGATGGAGTTATCACTGTGAAGGAAGAAGACAATACAATAAAGGAAACAtctactgaacgtgaaggtacGCCTATTAGTACAAAATCTGAATATGTAGACTGTGATGACAGAATTAATCAAAACACTCCCCAGAGTTCCCTAGAAACCAGTCATATAAAGAGTAATAAATCTGATGCAAATCCAAATGTATATAAAGAAAGTTTCAATGTTGGAAGTTCTACTGTGATAGAAAGTCATAATGCTGTTGAATCAGTTGAGATGGAAATAACATCGGAAGATTCTTCTGGTTGTGGAGATAACAACAACAATGTTTTCCAAGTCTACTTAGGCCAAGAAAGCGGTGTGGAGATTTCTCTTGAAGAAAAGTTAGCTGAACAGTTTTTTCAACATCGACCTCCAACAGATGTGTCCAGTCAGAGTTCAGGTAGTCGTAGGGTGAGTGAATCAGAAAGCTTTAGTGAAGCTGGAagctcaaaatattttatcacagaaGGATCCCGCAGCAGGCAAGAAAGTGTTTCAGAATCTCCATTAACTGTGACTTCCAAAGATGGACATCTGCATGTTCGAATTGATAGTGAAAGTGCCTTCAACACCTTTCAGTTTTGGCGTATTCCCATTCCAGATATTGAATTAGATATTGAGCTTGCAGGAAACACCACCAATGTCCACGTTAGATCCAGAGTACATGATACTGACCACCAGCAGATCTGCTCTTCAGATTTGAGTGTTCTACTCACATCAGTACAAAAGAATGACAGTTGTCAAAAGGCTGAAATGAATGCTCTCAGTGAAAACttagctagaactaaactaaacCAAAATCTAAG TTCTTCACCTTCGAGCATGCAAACTCAAGACACTTCAAACAGTACAGCTCATGTACAAACAACCTATATTAGCTCACTGACAGATCTTCAGAAGTCTACTACTCATGTACTATCTTCTAGTTTGAATGAAGCTTCAATTTTATTAACACCTGGAGAATCTTCAG AGTTTAGAAAGACCAGAATGAACCTCTGCAGTCCTGATATGGAAATGTTGCTTCAACCTTTGCACACAGTACATGGAACCTCCCTTTCTATTGAAGAACACATAATCTCTCCCTCTGATCAG GACATTGTTCCTCCAGAACTTTTAGAGCACTATGTCAGCATGACAGATCCCACACGAGCCCAGACTATTGATGCTGAGATAACCAGGCAGTGTGCGTATAGCCTCCCAGCTGTAGCCCTAACACTAGGGAGAAAGTATTGGCCGTGTTTGAAAGCCACGTATAGAGCTCTGGCCTCAGACATGCAG tGGAAGGTTCGGCGAACATTAGCTTCATCTCTCCATGAGTTGGCAGTTATTCTGGGACCAAACCTAGCTACAAGAGACCTGTTACCTGTTTTTGCCAGCTTTTTACGAGATTTAGATGAAGTTCGTATAGGTGTTTTGCAacatttatcaaactttttaaag cTTCTGAAACCTTTAGAACGACGAGAATTTTTGCCTAGATTATCAGAATTCCTGAAAATGGACAACGATAAAAACTGGAGGTTTAGGTTAACTCTATCAGA GCAATTAACAGGTGTGACAGATCTCTACAGTCCTATAGACATAAAGGAATATTTAGTTCCCATGGCAATGATTTTGGTGAGAGACAAGGTAGCACTTGTGAGACAAACGTCACTTCAAGTG ctGGCTGTAATGATGCGACATCTTACTACAAGTCCTGATCCTTTATTTACAAAAAGTGTTTTGGCTGAACTTGCTGAAAAGTTTACTCATGCATCTAAGTGGTCTTTAAGGCAGac CTTTGCATTTTTATGCCATCATTTTGTCCTAGAAAACTCAGTGCCTATTGAACAATTTGCCTGTGACATTCTTCCACACCTCTTAAAGTTGTCTTGGGATGGTGTTCCAAATGTTAGAATGGCTGTTGCCAAGTGTTTGTCCCAAACAGTTTGGCCTCTTG ACTATTTTTCCAGCAGCCAGAATCCTCACCATGAATTATTACTTCAAGCCTTAAGAAGGTTACAGGTGGACAATGACAGAGATGTAAGGAATTTTGCTCATCTAGCTCTCCAGGAAAATAGCTATTCTTTTAATCTAATG GTTCCTCCGGTTTAG
- the LOC143256826 gene encoding serine/threonine-protein phosphatase 4 regulatory subunit 1-like isoform X10: MGYSWWLVVSSKHYVLLLTMKRKLIVLWLCFESFLKTVVRKTTQAALMVMVEQKLIEKAKLEEHICPLVLQLTETEHMDDHRTEAVALMSRMAPLVGKEMTERLFLERFGNLCLDASFHIRKVCASNFGSFSGVVGQKITEDILLYKFQYLCEDGVWGVRKACAEVFMPISCVCSMETRRKELAPLFVSLLCDQSRWVRMAAYQALGPFISTFADPSKTGLYYSEDGVITVKEEDNTIKETSTEREGTPISTKSEYVDCDDRINQNTPQSSLETSHIKSNKSDANPNVYKESFNVGSSTVIESHNAVESVEMEITSEDSSGCGDNNNNVFQVYLGQESGVEISLEEKLAEQFFQHRPPTDVSSQSSGSRRVSESESFSEAGSSKYFITEGSRSRQESVSESPLTVTSKDGHLHVRIDSESAFNTFQFWRIPIPDIELDIELAGNTTNVHVRSRVHDTDHQQICSSDLSVLLTSVQKNDSCQKAEMNALSENLARTKLNQNLSSSSPSSMQTQDTSNSTAHVQTTYISSLTDLQKSTTHVLSSSLNEASILLTPGESSEFRKTRMNLCSPDMEMLLQPLHTVHGTSLSIEEHIISPSDQDIVPPELLEHYVSMTDPTRAQTIDAEITRQCAYSLPAVALTLGRKYWPCLKATYRALASDMQWKVRRTLASSLHELAVILGPNLATRDLLPVFASFLRDLDEVRIGVLQHLSNFLKLLKPLERREFLPRLSEFLKMDNDKNWRFRLTLSEQLTGVTDLYSPIDIKEYLVPMAMILVRDKVALVRQTSLQVLAVMMRHLTTSPDPLFTKSVLAELAEKFTHASKWSLRQTFAFLCHHFVLENSVPIEQFACDILPHLLKLSWDGVPNVRMAVAKCLSQTVWPLDYFSSSQNPHHELLLQALRRLQVDNDRDVRNFAHLALQENSYSFNLMVPPV, encoded by the exons TTGATGAGTAGAATGGCACCTTTGGTTGGTAAAGAGATGACAGAAAGGCTTTTTCTAGAGAGGTTTGGAAATCTTTGTCTAGATGCGTCCTTCCACATACGAAAG GTGTGTGCATCAAATTTTGGATCATTTAGTGGTGTAGTTGGACAAAAGATAACAGAAGACATTCTG CTTTACAAGTTCCAATATTTATGTGAGGATGGCGTGTGGGGTGTGAGGAAAGCATGTGCAGAAGTGTTCATGCCAATCTCTTGTGTATGTTCCATGGAAACCCGTCGCAAAGAGCTAGCTcctctttttgtttctttgttatgtgACCAGTCTCGCTGG GTTAGAATGGCAGCTTATCAAGCTTTAGGCCCTTTCATCTCAACATTTGCCGATCCTAGCAAAACGGGTCTTTATTACAGTGAAGATGGAGTTATCACTGTGAAGGAAGAAGACAATACAATAAAGGAAACAtctactgaacgtgaaggtacGCCTATTAGTACAAAATCTGAATATGTAGACTGTGATGACAGAATTAATCAAAACACTCCCCAGAGTTCCCTAGAAACCAGTCATATAAAGAGTAATAAATCTGATGCAAATCCAAATGTATATAAAGAAAGTTTCAATGTTGGAAGTTCTACTGTGATAGAAAGTCATAATGCTGTTGAATCAGTTGAGATGGAAATAACATCGGAAGATTCTTCTGGTTGTGGAGATAACAACAACAATGTTTTCCAAGTCTACTTAGGCCAAGAAAGCGGTGTGGAGATTTCTCTTGAAGAAAAGTTAGCTGAACAGTTTTTTCAACATCGACCTCCAACAGATGTGTCCAGTCAGAGTTCAGGTAGTCGTAGGGTGAGTGAATCAGAAAGCTTTAGTGAAGCTGGAagctcaaaatattttatcacagaaGGATCCCGCAGCAGGCAAGAAAGTGTTTCAGAATCTCCATTAACTGTGACTTCCAAAGATGGACATCTGCATGTTCGAATTGATAGTGAAAGTGCCTTCAACACCTTTCAGTTTTGGCGTATTCCCATTCCAGATATTGAATTAGATATTGAGCTTGCAGGAAACACCACCAATGTCCACGTTAGATCCAGAGTACATGATACTGACCACCAGCAGATCTGCTCTTCAGATTTGAGTGTTCTACTCACATCAGTACAAAAGAATGACAGTTGTCAAAAGGCTGAAATGAATGCTCTCAGTGAAAACttagctagaactaaactaaacCAAAATCTAAG TAGTTCTTCACCTTCGAGCATGCAAACTCAAGACACTTCAAACAGTACAGCTCATGTACAAACAACCTATATTAGCTCACTGACAGATCTTCAGAAGTCTACTACTCATGTACTATCTTCTAGTTTGAATGAAGCTTCAATTTTATTAACACCTGGAGAATCTTCAG AGTTTAGAAAGACCAGAATGAACCTCTGCAGTCCTGATATGGAAATGTTGCTTCAACCTTTGCACACAGTACATGGAACCTCCCTTTCTATTGAAGAACACATAATCTCTCCCTCTGATCAG GACATTGTTCCTCCAGAACTTTTAGAGCACTATGTCAGCATGACAGATCCCACACGAGCCCAGACTATTGATGCTGAGATAACCAGGCAGTGTGCGTATAGCCTCCCAGCTGTAGCCCTAACACTAGGGAGAAAGTATTGGCCGTGTTTGAAAGCCACGTATAGAGCTCTGGCCTCAGACATGCAG tGGAAGGTTCGGCGAACATTAGCTTCATCTCTCCATGAGTTGGCAGTTATTCTGGGACCAAACCTAGCTACAAGAGACCTGTTACCTGTTTTTGCCAGCTTTTTACGAGATTTAGATGAAGTTCGTATAGGTGTTTTGCAacatttatcaaactttttaaag cTTCTGAAACCTTTAGAACGACGAGAATTTTTGCCTAGATTATCAGAATTCCTGAAAATGGACAACGATAAAAACTGGAGGTTTAGGTTAACTCTATCAGA GCAATTAACAGGTGTGACAGATCTCTACAGTCCTATAGACATAAAGGAATATTTAGTTCCCATGGCAATGATTTTGGTGAGAGACAAGGTAGCACTTGTGAGACAAACGTCACTTCAAGTG ctGGCTGTAATGATGCGACATCTTACTACAAGTCCTGATCCTTTATTTACAAAAAGTGTTTTGGCTGAACTTGCTGAAAAGTTTACTCATGCATCTAAGTGGTCTTTAAGGCAGac CTTTGCATTTTTATGCCATCATTTTGTCCTAGAAAACTCAGTGCCTATTGAACAATTTGCCTGTGACATTCTTCCACACCTCTTAAAGTTGTCTTGGGATGGTGTTCCAAATGTTAGAATGGCTGTTGCCAAGTGTTTGTCCCAAACAGTTTGGCCTCTTG ACTATTTTTCCAGCAGCCAGAATCCTCACCATGAATTATTACTTCAAGCCTTAAGAAGGTTACAGGTGGACAATGACAGAGATGTAAGGAATTTTGCTCATCTAGCTCTCCAGGAAAATAGCTATTCTTTTAATCTAATG GTTCCTCCGGTTTAG
- the LOC143256826 gene encoding serine/threonine-protein phosphatase 4 regulatory subunit 1-like isoform X7: MEQIPHIGTFCYEWGGYLADIIPSVIVPTVVKYLTDINNQVRKTTQAALMVMVEQKLIEKAKLEEHICPLVLQLTETEHMDDHRTEAVALMSRMAPLVGKEMTERLFLERFGNLCLDASFHIRKVCASNFGSFSGVVGQKITEDILLYKFQYLCEDGVWGVRKACAEVFMPISCVCSMETRRKELAPLFVSLLCDQSRWVRMAAYQALGPFISTFADPSKTGLYYSEDGVITVKEEDNTIKETSTEREGTPISTKSEYVDCDDRINQNTPQSSLETSHIKSNKSDANPNVYKESFNVGSSTVIESHNAVESVEMEITSEDSSGCGDNNNNVFQVYLGQESGVEISLEEKLAEQFFQHRPPTDVSSQSSGSRRVSESESFSEAGSSKYFITEGSRSRQESVSESPLTVTSKDGHLHVRIDSESAFNTFQFWRIPIPDIELDIELAGNTTNVHVRSRVHDTDHQQICSSDLSVLLTSVQKNDSCQKAEMNALSENLARTKLNQNLSSSSPSSMQTQDTSNSTAHVQTTYISSLTDLQKSTTHVLSSSLNEASILLTPGESSEFRKTRMNLCSPDMEMLLQPLHTVHGTSLSIEEHIISPSDQDIVPPELLEHYVSMTDPTRAQTIDAEITRQCAYSLPAVALTLGRKYWPCLKATYRALASDMQWKVRRTLASSLHELAVILGPNLATRDLLPVFASFLRDLDEVRIGVLQHLSNFLKLLKPLERREFLPRLSEFLKMDNDKNWRFRLTLSEQLTGVTDLYSPIDIKEYLVPMAMILVRDKVALVRQTSLQVLAVMMRHLTTSPDPLFTKSVLAELAEKFTHASKWSLRQTFAFLCHHFVLENSVPIEQFACDILPHLLKLSWDGVPNVRMAVAKCLSQTVWPLDYFSSSQNPHHELLLQALRRLQVDNDRDVRNFAHLALQENSYSFNLMVPPV; the protein is encoded by the exons TTGATGAGTAGAATGGCACCTTTGGTTGGTAAAGAGATGACAGAAAGGCTTTTTCTAGAGAGGTTTGGAAATCTTTGTCTAGATGCGTCCTTCCACATACGAAAG GTGTGTGCATCAAATTTTGGATCATTTAGTGGTGTAGTTGGACAAAAGATAACAGAAGACATTCTG CTTTACAAGTTCCAATATTTATGTGAGGATGGCGTGTGGGGTGTGAGGAAAGCATGTGCAGAAGTGTTCATGCCAATCTCTTGTGTATGTTCCATGGAAACCCGTCGCAAAGAGCTAGCTcctctttttgtttctttgttatgtgACCAGTCTCGCTGG GTTAGAATGGCAGCTTATCAAGCTTTAGGCCCTTTCATCTCAACATTTGCCGATCCTAGCAAAACGGGTCTTTATTACAGTGAAGATGGAGTTATCACTGTGAAGGAAGAAGACAATACAATAAAGGAAACAtctactgaacgtgaaggtacGCCTATTAGTACAAAATCTGAATATGTAGACTGTGATGACAGAATTAATCAAAACACTCCCCAGAGTTCCCTAGAAACCAGTCATATAAAGAGTAATAAATCTGATGCAAATCCAAATGTATATAAAGAAAGTTTCAATGTTGGAAGTTCTACTGTGATAGAAAGTCATAATGCTGTTGAATCAGTTGAGATGGAAATAACATCGGAAGATTCTTCTGGTTGTGGAGATAACAACAACAATGTTTTCCAAGTCTACTTAGGCCAAGAAAGCGGTGTGGAGATTTCTCTTGAAGAAAAGTTAGCTGAACAGTTTTTTCAACATCGACCTCCAACAGATGTGTCCAGTCAGAGTTCAGGTAGTCGTAGGGTGAGTGAATCAGAAAGCTTTAGTGAAGCTGGAagctcaaaatattttatcacagaaGGATCCCGCAGCAGGCAAGAAAGTGTTTCAGAATCTCCATTAACTGTGACTTCCAAAGATGGACATCTGCATGTTCGAATTGATAGTGAAAGTGCCTTCAACACCTTTCAGTTTTGGCGTATTCCCATTCCAGATATTGAATTAGATATTGAGCTTGCAGGAAACACCACCAATGTCCACGTTAGATCCAGAGTACATGATACTGACCACCAGCAGATCTGCTCTTCAGATTTGAGTGTTCTACTCACATCAGTACAAAAGAATGACAGTTGTCAAAAGGCTGAAATGAATGCTCTCAGTGAAAACttagctagaactaaactaaacCAAAATCTAAG TAGTTCTTCACCTTCGAGCATGCAAACTCAAGACACTTCAAACAGTACAGCTCATGTACAAACAACCTATATTAGCTCACTGACAGATCTTCAGAAGTCTACTACTCATGTACTATCTTCTAGTTTGAATGAAGCTTCAATTTTATTAACACCTGGAGAATCTTCAG AGTTTAGAAAGACCAGAATGAACCTCTGCAGTCCTGATATGGAAATGTTGCTTCAACCTTTGCACACAGTACATGGAACCTCCCTTTCTATTGAAGAACACATAATCTCTCCCTCTGATCAG GACATTGTTCCTCCAGAACTTTTAGAGCACTATGTCAGCATGACAGATCCCACACGAGCCCAGACTATTGATGCTGAGATAACCAGGCAGTGTGCGTATAGCCTCCCAGCTGTAGCCCTAACACTAGGGAGAAAGTATTGGCCGTGTTTGAAAGCCACGTATAGAGCTCTGGCCTCAGACATGCAG tGGAAGGTTCGGCGAACATTAGCTTCATCTCTCCATGAGTTGGCAGTTATTCTGGGACCAAACCTAGCTACAAGAGACCTGTTACCTGTTTTTGCCAGCTTTTTACGAGATTTAGATGAAGTTCGTATAGGTGTTTTGCAacatttatcaaactttttaaag cTTCTGAAACCTTTAGAACGACGAGAATTTTTGCCTAGATTATCAGAATTCCTGAAAATGGACAACGATAAAAACTGGAGGTTTAGGTTAACTCTATCAGA GCAATTAACAGGTGTGACAGATCTCTACAGTCCTATAGACATAAAGGAATATTTAGTTCCCATGGCAATGATTTTGGTGAGAGACAAGGTAGCACTTGTGAGACAAACGTCACTTCAAGTG ctGGCTGTAATGATGCGACATCTTACTACAAGTCCTGATCCTTTATTTACAAAAAGTGTTTTGGCTGAACTTGCTGAAAAGTTTACTCATGCATCTAAGTGGTCTTTAAGGCAGac CTTTGCATTTTTATGCCATCATTTTGTCCTAGAAAACTCAGTGCCTATTGAACAATTTGCCTGTGACATTCTTCCACACCTCTTAAAGTTGTCTTGGGATGGTGTTCCAAATGTTAGAATGGCTGTTGCCAAGTGTTTGTCCCAAACAGTTTGGCCTCTTG ACTATTTTTCCAGCAGCCAGAATCCTCACCATGAATTATTACTTCAAGCCTTAAGAAGGTTACAGGTGGACAATGACAGAGATGTAAGGAATTTTGCTCATCTAGCTCTCCAGGAAAATAGCTATTCTTTTAATCTAATG GTTCCTCCGGTTTAG
- the LOC143256826 gene encoding serine/threonine-protein phosphatase 4 regulatory subunit 1-like isoform X9 has protein sequence MLCDSWWLVVSSKHYVLLLTMKRKLIVLWLCFESFLKTVVRKTTQAALMVMVEQKLIEKAKLEEHICPLVLQLTETEHMDDHRTEAVALMSRMAPLVGKEMTERLFLERFGNLCLDASFHIRKVCASNFGSFSGVVGQKITEDILLYKFQYLCEDGVWGVRKACAEVFMPISCVCSMETRRKELAPLFVSLLCDQSRWVRMAAYQALGPFISTFADPSKTGLYYSEDGVITVKEEDNTIKETSTEREGTPISTKSEYVDCDDRINQNTPQSSLETSHIKSNKSDANPNVYKESFNVGSSTVIESHNAVESVEMEITSEDSSGCGDNNNNVFQVYLGQESGVEISLEEKLAEQFFQHRPPTDVSSQSSGSRRVSESESFSEAGSSKYFITEGSRSRQESVSESPLTVTSKDGHLHVRIDSESAFNTFQFWRIPIPDIELDIELAGNTTNVHVRSRVHDTDHQQICSSDLSVLLTSVQKNDSCQKAEMNALSENLARTKLNQNLSSSSPSSMQTQDTSNSTAHVQTTYISSLTDLQKSTTHVLSSSLNEASILLTPGESSEFRKTRMNLCSPDMEMLLQPLHTVHGTSLSIEEHIISPSDQDIVPPELLEHYVSMTDPTRAQTIDAEITRQCAYSLPAVALTLGRKYWPCLKATYRALASDMQWKVRRTLASSLHELAVILGPNLATRDLLPVFASFLRDLDEVRIGVLQHLSNFLKLLKPLERREFLPRLSEFLKMDNDKNWRFRLTLSEQLTGVTDLYSPIDIKEYLVPMAMILVRDKVALVRQTSLQVLAVMMRHLTTSPDPLFTKSVLAELAEKFTHASKWSLRQTFAFLCHHFVLENSVPIEQFACDILPHLLKLSWDGVPNVRMAVAKCLSQTVWPLDYFSSSQNPHHELLLQALRRLQVDNDRDVRNFAHLALQENSYSFNLMVPPV, from the exons TTGATGAGTAGAATGGCACCTTTGGTTGGTAAAGAGATGACAGAAAGGCTTTTTCTAGAGAGGTTTGGAAATCTTTGTCTAGATGCGTCCTTCCACATACGAAAG GTGTGTGCATCAAATTTTGGATCATTTAGTGGTGTAGTTGGACAAAAGATAACAGAAGACATTCTG CTTTACAAGTTCCAATATTTATGTGAGGATGGCGTGTGGGGTGTGAGGAAAGCATGTGCAGAAGTGTTCATGCCAATCTCTTGTGTATGTTCCATGGAAACCCGTCGCAAAGAGCTAGCTcctctttttgtttctttgttatgtgACCAGTCTCGCTGG GTTAGAATGGCAGCTTATCAAGCTTTAGGCCCTTTCATCTCAACATTTGCCGATCCTAGCAAAACGGGTCTTTATTACAGTGAAGATGGAGTTATCACTGTGAAGGAAGAAGACAATACAATAAAGGAAACAtctactgaacgtgaaggtacGCCTATTAGTACAAAATCTGAATATGTAGACTGTGATGACAGAATTAATCAAAACACTCCCCAGAGTTCCCTAGAAACCAGTCATATAAAGAGTAATAAATCTGATGCAAATCCAAATGTATATAAAGAAAGTTTCAATGTTGGAAGTTCTACTGTGATAGAAAGTCATAATGCTGTTGAATCAGTTGAGATGGAAATAACATCGGAAGATTCTTCTGGTTGTGGAGATAACAACAACAATGTTTTCCAAGTCTACTTAGGCCAAGAAAGCGGTGTGGAGATTTCTCTTGAAGAAAAGTTAGCTGAACAGTTTTTTCAACATCGACCTCCAACAGATGTGTCCAGTCAGAGTTCAGGTAGTCGTAGGGTGAGTGAATCAGAAAGCTTTAGTGAAGCTGGAagctcaaaatattttatcacagaaGGATCCCGCAGCAGGCAAGAAAGTGTTTCAGAATCTCCATTAACTGTGACTTCCAAAGATGGACATCTGCATGTTCGAATTGATAGTGAAAGTGCCTTCAACACCTTTCAGTTTTGGCGTATTCCCATTCCAGATATTGAATTAGATATTGAGCTTGCAGGAAACACCACCAATGTCCACGTTAGATCCAGAGTACATGATACTGACCACCAGCAGATCTGCTCTTCAGATTTGAGTGTTCTACTCACATCAGTACAAAAGAATGACAGTTGTCAAAAGGCTGAAATGAATGCTCTCAGTGAAAACttagctagaactaaactaaacCAAAATCTAAG TAGTTCTTCACCTTCGAGCATGCAAACTCAAGACACTTCAAACAGTACAGCTCATGTACAAACAACCTATATTAGCTCACTGACAGATCTTCAGAAGTCTACTACTCATGTACTATCTTCTAGTTTGAATGAAGCTTCAATTTTATTAACACCTGGAGAATCTTCAG AGTTTAGAAAGACCAGAATGAACCTCTGCAGTCCTGATATGGAAATGTTGCTTCAACCTTTGCACACAGTACATGGAACCTCCCTTTCTATTGAAGAACACATAATCTCTCCCTCTGATCAG GACATTGTTCCTCCAGAACTTTTAGAGCACTATGTCAGCATGACAGATCCCACACGAGCCCAGACTATTGATGCTGAGATAACCAGGCAGTGTGCGTATAGCCTCCCAGCTGTAGCCCTAACACTAGGGAGAAAGTATTGGCCGTGTTTGAAAGCCACGTATAGAGCTCTGGCCTCAGACATGCAG tGGAAGGTTCGGCGAACATTAGCTTCATCTCTCCATGAGTTGGCAGTTATTCTGGGACCAAACCTAGCTACAAGAGACCTGTTACCTGTTTTTGCCAGCTTTTTACGAGATTTAGATGAAGTTCGTATAGGTGTTTTGCAacatttatcaaactttttaaag cTTCTGAAACCTTTAGAACGACGAGAATTTTTGCCTAGATTATCAGAATTCCTGAAAATGGACAACGATAAAAACTGGAGGTTTAGGTTAACTCTATCAGA GCAATTAACAGGTGTGACAGATCTCTACAGTCCTATAGACATAAAGGAATATTTAGTTCCCATGGCAATGATTTTGGTGAGAGACAAGGTAGCACTTGTGAGACAAACGTCACTTCAAGTG ctGGCTGTAATGATGCGACATCTTACTACAAGTCCTGATCCTTTATTTACAAAAAGTGTTTTGGCTGAACTTGCTGAAAAGTTTACTCATGCATCTAAGTGGTCTTTAAGGCAGac CTTTGCATTTTTATGCCATCATTTTGTCCTAGAAAACTCAGTGCCTATTGAACAATTTGCCTGTGACATTCTTCCACACCTCTTAAAGTTGTCTTGGGATGGTGTTCCAAATGTTAGAATGGCTGTTGCCAAGTGTTTGTCCCAAACAGTTTGGCCTCTTG ACTATTTTTCCAGCAGCCAGAATCCTCACCATGAATTATTACTTCAAGCCTTAAGAAGGTTACAGGTGGACAATGACAGAGATGTAAGGAATTTTGCTCATCTAGCTCTCCAGGAAAATAGCTATTCTTTTAATCTAATG GTTCCTCCGGTTTAG